One Fusobacterium ulcerans DNA segment encodes these proteins:
- a CDS encoding MutS-related protein, which translates to MRFIDDKSLERLGFRKLLTRVETLSPYGKAKLKKLKNYLRGEEQLLEEEFVKMEVFMNFSEENKNLIRDIEGIIHRLKDIKTVVNNCLKENILDDVDLFEIKAQALLMEELNLLLKKLPEELKDFDLESMEEMIDALDPDKDRLPTFYVYDSYSLGLKMVRDKKKDVEKRIFAAKSFEEVSQLKEERLEILVEEEREELEVRKQLTSILLKKAEGFLKNIDKIGNLDFLMAKVRFAKTYGGIRPEISINNEIDVAGLVNIEVREMLEAKSKAFTPIDVKLGSGVTIITGANMGGKSVALKTITENLLLFHMGFFVIAEKAKFPLVDFVFFISDDMQDISKGLSTFGAEIMKLKEVNIFLDLGTGFVVFDEFARGTNPKEGQKFVEALAKYLNDRPTISLMTTHFDGIVGDNMNHYQVVGLKNVDFENLRRKIELSKNSMELIQEYMDFRLEKADKAEVPKDALNIAKLIGIDKRFTEIILEEYIKED; encoded by the coding sequence ATGAGATTTATAGATGATAAAAGTCTAGAGAGATTAGGATTTAGAAAGCTTTTGACAAGAGTTGAAACTCTCTCTCCTTATGGGAAAGCTAAGCTGAAAAAGCTGAAGAACTATTTAAGAGGAGAGGAACAGCTTCTTGAAGAAGAATTTGTAAAAATGGAAGTTTTTATGAATTTTTCTGAAGAAAATAAAAATCTGATTAGAGATATCGAAGGGATAATTCACAGATTAAAAGATATAAAAACAGTTGTAAATAATTGCTTAAAGGAAAATATATTAGATGATGTAGACCTTTTTGAAATAAAGGCACAGGCACTTTTAATGGAGGAATTAAATCTTTTGTTAAAAAAACTGCCAGAGGAACTGAAAGATTTTGATCTGGAAAGCATGGAAGAGATGATTGACGCTCTAGATCCAGATAAAGACAGATTACCTACCTTTTATGTTTATGACAGTTACTCACTTGGACTTAAAATGGTGAGAGATAAGAAAAAAGATGTAGAAAAAAGAATATTCGCTGCGAAAAGCTTTGAAGAAGTATCACAATTAAAAGAAGAGAGATTGGAGATACTTGTAGAAGAAGAGAGAGAAGAGCTGGAAGTGAGAAAACAGCTTACATCTATCTTATTAAAAAAAGCAGAGGGATTTTTGAAAAATATAGATAAAATAGGGAATCTAGATTTTTTAATGGCTAAGGTCAGATTTGCAAAAACTTATGGAGGTATCAGACCTGAGATATCTATAAATAATGAAATAGATGTTGCTGGACTGGTAAATATAGAAGTAAGAGAAATGTTAGAAGCTAAAAGCAAAGCTTTTACTCCAATTGATGTGAAATTAGGATCAGGAGTTACCATAATAACAGGAGCAAATATGGGAGGAAAAAGTGTTGCGTTAAAAACTATAACAGAAAACCTTTTACTTTTCCATATGGGATTCTTTGTTATAGCTGAAAAAGCAAAATTCCCGCTTGTAGATTTCGTATTTTTTATATCAGATGACATGCAGGATATCTCTAAAGGTTTAAGTACTTTTGGAGCTGAAATAATGAAGCTTAAAGAAGTAAATATATTTTTAGATTTAGGAACAGGCTTTGTGGTTTTTGATGAGTTTGCTAGAGGAACTAATCCAAAAGAGGGACAAAAGTTCGTAGAAGCTTTAGCTAAATATCTAAATGATAGACCTACAATATCTCTTATGACTACACATTTTGATGGAATAGTTGGAGATAACATGAATCATTATCAAGTAGTAGGGTTAAAAAATGTGGATTTTGAAAACTTGAGAAGAAAAATAGAACTAAGTAAAAATTCTATGGAACTTATTCAGGAATACATGGACTTCAGACTTGAAAAGGCGGACAAGGCAGAAGTACCAAAAGATGCTTTGAATATAGCAAAATTAATAGGAATAGATAAAAGATTTACGGAAATAATACTTGAAGAGTATATTAAGGAGGATTAA
- the kce gene encoding 3-keto-5-aminohexanoate cleavage protein, producing the protein MEKLIITAAICGAEVTKEQNPAVPYTVEEIVREAYGAYKAGASIIHLHVREDDGTPTQSKERFKQCMDAIREKCPDAIIQPSTGGAVGMTDLERLQPTELGPEMATLDCGTCNFGGDEVFTNTENTIKNFGKIMIERGVKPEIEVFDKGMVDYAIRYAKQGFIKKPMHFDFVLGVQMAASARDLVFISESIPEGSTWTVAGIGRHEFPMAAMAITMGGHVRVGFEDNVYIEKGVLAKSNGELVEKVVRLAKELGREVATPDEAREILGLKK; encoded by the coding sequence ATGGAAAAATTAATAATTACAGCTGCTATATGCGGAGCTGAAGTAACTAAAGAACAAAATCCAGCAGTTCCTTATACTGTAGAAGAGATAGTAAGAGAAGCATATGGAGCATACAAAGCTGGAGCTTCAATAATTCACTTACATGTAAGAGAAGATGATGGGACTCCTACTCAATCTAAAGAGAGATTTAAACAATGCATGGATGCAATAAGAGAAAAATGTCCAGATGCAATAATCCAGCCATCTACTGGTGGAGCAGTTGGAATGACAGATCTTGAAAGATTACAACCTACTGAATTAGGACCAGAAATGGCAACTCTAGATTGTGGAACTTGCAATTTTGGTGGAGATGAAGTTTTCACTAATACAGAAAATACTATTAAAAACTTTGGAAAAATAATGATCGAAAGAGGAGTAAAACCTGAAATCGAAGTATTCGACAAAGGAATGGTAGATTATGCTATAAGATATGCAAAACAAGGATTCATCAAAAAACCTATGCATTTTGACTTCGTTTTAGGAGTACAAATGGCAGCAAGTGCAAGAGACCTTGTGTTTATCAGTGAAAGTATCCCAGAAGGTTCTACATGGACAGTAGCTGGAATAGGAAGACATGAATTCCCAATGGCAGCAATGGCTATCACTATGGGTGGACATGTAAGAGTTGGATTTGAAGACAATGTATACATTGAAAAAGGTGTACTTGCTAAATCAAATGGAGAACTTGTAGAAAAAGTTGTAAGATTAGCTAAAGAATTAGGAAGAGAAGTTGCTACTCCTGATGAAGCTAGAGAAATCTTAGGATTAAAAAAATAA
- a CDS encoding rubredoxin encodes MKKYICEVCGYVYDPAVGDVDHGIKAGTSFNDLPEDWTCPPCGADKHAFAEVKEHDTNETEKFMCEVCGYVYDPAVGDAEHGIKAGTSFNDLPEDWTCPPCGADKHAFRKFKY; translated from the coding sequence ATGAAAAAATATATATGTGAAGTTTGTGGATATGTTTATGATCCTGCTGTTGGTGATGTAGACCATGGTATTAAAGCTGGAACTTCTTTTAATGACTTACCAGAAGATTGGACTTGTCCTCCTTGTGGTGCTGACAAGCATGCTTTTGCTGAAGTAAAGGAACATGATACTAACGAAACTGAAAAATTTATGTGTGAAGTGTGTGGATATGTTTATGATCCTGCTGTTGGTGATGCTGAGCATGGCATTAAAGCTGGAACTTCTTTCAATGATCTGCCAGAAGATTGGACTTGTCCTCCTTGTGGTGCTGATAAGCATGCATTTAGAAAATTCAAATATTAA
- the kamA gene encoding L-lysine 2,3-aminomutase encodes MNTVNTRAKFFPNVTDEQWNDWHWQVKNRIESLEDLKKYITLSAEEEEGVKKTLETLRMAVTPYYFSLMDNNDPNCPVRKQAIPSIKEIHQAEADLLDPLHEDEDSPVPGLTHRYPDRVLLLITDMCSMYCRHCTRRRFAGASDDAMPMDRIDKAIEYIAKTPQVRDVLLSGGDALLVSDETLEYIISKLRAIPHVEIVRIGSRTPVVLPQRITPELVEMLKKYHPIWLNTHFNHPKEVTPESKKACELLANAGIPLGNQSVLLRGINDCVHVMKKLVHELVKMRVRPYYIYQCDLSMGLEHFRTPVSKGIEIIEGLRGHTSGYAVPTFVVDAPGGGGKTPVMPQYVISQAPHKVVLRNFEGVITTYTEPEEYHEECQCEDCKAHKTNTGVSKLLSGGAMAIEPKELDRHKRNEK; translated from the coding sequence ATGAACACAGTTAACACTAGAGCAAAGTTTTTCCCAAATGTAACAGATGAGCAATGGAACGATTGGCATTGGCAAGTAAAAAATAGAATAGAAAGTTTAGAAGACCTTAAAAAATATATCACTTTGAGTGCAGAGGAAGAGGAAGGAGTTAAGAAAACTCTTGAGACTTTAAGAATGGCTGTTACTCCATACTATTTCTCATTGATGGATAATAATGACCCTAACTGTCCAGTTAGAAAACAAGCTATTCCTTCAATAAAAGAAATTCATCAAGCAGAAGCAGATCTTTTAGACCCATTACATGAAGATGAAGATTCTCCAGTTCCTGGATTGACTCACAGATATCCAGACAGAGTACTTCTATTAATAACTGATATGTGTTCAATGTATTGCAGACACTGTACTCGTAGAAGATTTGCTGGAGCAAGTGACGATGCAATGCCTATGGACAGAATAGACAAAGCTATTGAATATATAGCTAAAACTCCACAAGTAAGAGACGTATTATTATCAGGAGGAGACGCTTTATTAGTTTCTGATGAAACTTTAGAATATATCATCAGCAAATTAAGAGCTATTCCTCACGTTGAAATAGTAAGAATCGGATCAAGAACTCCAGTTGTTCTTCCTCAAAGAATAACTCCAGAGTTAGTTGAAATGTTGAAAAAATACCACCCAATCTGGTTAAATACACACTTCAACCATCCAAAAGAAGTAACACCAGAATCTAAAAAAGCTTGTGAATTACTAGCTAACGCAGGAATTCCTCTAGGAAACCAATCAGTTCTTTTAAGAGGAATCAATGACTGTGTACATGTAATGAAAAAATTAGTTCATGAGTTAGTAAAAATGAGAGTAAGACCTTACTACATTTATCAATGTGACCTTTCAATGGGATTAGAGCATTTCAGAACTCCTGTTTCTAAAGGAATCGAAATTATTGAAGGATTAAGAGGACATACATCAGGATATGCTGTACCTACATTCGTAGTTGACGCACCTGGTGGAGGAGGAAAAACTCCTGTAATGCCTCAATATGTAATCTCTCAAGCTCCACATAAAGTTGTATTGAGAAACTTCGAAGGAGTTATCACTACTTATACTGAGCCTGAAGAATATCATGAAGAGTGTCAATGTGAAGATTGTAAAGCTCACAAAACAAACACTGGAGTATCTAAACTTCTAAGTGGTGGAGCTATGGCAATAGAACCAAAAGAACTTGACAGACATAAAAGAAACGAAAAATAA
- the kamE gene encoding lysine 5,6-aminomutase subunit beta — protein sequence MSGGLYSTDKKEFDKTLDLTQLRPYGDTMNDGKVQMSFTLPVPNNEKGVEAAIQLAKKMGFIDPAVAFSEALDKEFSFYVVYGITSHNVDYTNIKVQALEIDTMDMHECEEYIAENIGRNVVMIGASTGTDAHTVGIDAIMNMKGYAGHYGLERYKGVEAYNLGSQVTNEEFIQKAIELKADALIVSQTVTQKDVHIQNLTNLVELLEAEGLRDKVILIAGGARITNELAKELGYDAGFGPGKYADDVATYIVKEMVQRGMVKK from the coding sequence ATGTCTGGAGGTTTATATTCTACTGATAAAAAAGAATTTGATAAAACACTTGATCTTACACAATTAAGACCATATGGAGATACAATGAATGATGGTAAAGTTCAAATGAGCTTTACTCTTCCAGTACCTAATAATGAAAAAGGTGTGGAAGCTGCTATACAATTAGCTAAAAAAATGGGATTTATAGATCCAGCTGTTGCTTTTTCTGAAGCATTAGATAAAGAATTCTCATTCTATGTAGTGTATGGAATTACATCTCATAATGTAGATTATACTAACATAAAAGTACAAGCTTTAGAAATAGATACAATGGATATGCATGAATGTGAAGAATACATTGCTGAAAATATAGGAAGAAATGTAGTAATGATAGGAGCTAGTACAGGAACAGATGCTCATACAGTTGGAATCGACGCTATCATGAATATGAAAGGATATGCAGGACATTATGGACTTGAAAGATATAAGGGAGTAGAAGCATACAACCTTGGAAGTCAGGTTACAAATGAAGAGTTTATCCAGAAAGCTATTGAATTAAAAGCTGATGCTTTAATAGTTTCACAAACTGTAACTCAAAAAGATGTTCACATTCAAAATTTAACTAACTTAGTTGAATTATTAGAAGCTGAAGGGTTGAGAGATAAAGTTATCTTAATAGCTGGAGGAGCTAGAATTACTAATGAATTAGCAAAAGAGTTAGGATATGATGCAGGATTTGGTCCAGGAAAATATGCTGATGATGTTGCAACTTACATTGTAAAAGAAATGGTTCAAAGAGGAATGGTTAAGAAATAA
- the kdd gene encoding L-erythro-3,5-diaminohexanoate dehydrogenase produces the protein MIKGCKYGTHRVIEPQGVLPQPALKINNDMNIYSNEILIDVMALNVDSASFTQIEEEAGHDVEKIKAKIKEIVGERGKMQNPVTGSGGMLIGTIEKIGDDLVGKTDLKVGDKIATLVSLSLTPLKIDEIVDVKPDIDRVEIKGKAILFESGIYAVLPKDMPETLALAALDVAGAPAQVAKLARPCQSVVILGSAGKSGMLCAYEAVKRVGPTGTVIGLVRNEKEAALLARVSDKIKVVIADATKPIEVLNAVLAANDGKEVDIAINCVNVQNTEMSTILPVKDLGIAYFFSMATSFTKAALGAEGVGKDVTMIVGNGYTKDHAAITLEELRESAVLREIFNELYV, from the coding sequence ATGATAAAAGGATGTAAATACGGAACACACAGAGTTATAGAACCACAAGGAGTTTTACCACAACCAGCTTTAAAAATAAATAACGACATGAACATATACTCAAATGAGATATTAATAGATGTAATGGCATTAAACGTTGACTCAGCTTCATTCACTCAAATCGAAGAAGAAGCAGGACACGATGTAGAAAAAATCAAAGCTAAAATAAAAGAAATTGTTGGTGAAAGAGGAAAAATGCAAAACCCTGTAACTGGATCAGGTGGAATGCTTATTGGAACTATCGAAAAAATTGGAGACGATTTAGTTGGAAAAACTGATCTTAAAGTTGGAGATAAAATAGCTACTCTAGTTTCTCTATCTCTTACTCCATTAAAAATAGATGAAATTGTTGATGTAAAACCAGATATCGACAGAGTAGAAATCAAAGGTAAAGCAATACTTTTCGAAAGTGGAATCTATGCTGTATTACCAAAAGATATGCCTGAAACTTTAGCTCTTGCAGCTCTAGATGTAGCTGGAGCACCTGCACAAGTTGCTAAATTAGCTAGACCTTGTCAATCAGTTGTTATCCTTGGATCAGCTGGAAAATCAGGAATGCTTTGTGCTTATGAAGCAGTAAAAAGAGTAGGACCTACTGGAACTGTAATTGGATTAGTAAGAAATGAAAAAGAAGCTGCTCTATTAGCTAGAGTAAGCGACAAAATAAAAGTAGTTATTGCTGATGCTACAAAACCAATCGAAGTATTAAATGCTGTATTAGCTGCTAACGATGGTAAAGAAGTAGATATCGCTATCAACTGTGTAAATGTACAAAATACAGAAATGTCAACAATTTTACCAGTTAAAGATTTAGGAATAGCTTACTTCTTCTCTATGGCAACTTCATTCACTAAAGCTGCTTTAGGTGCTGAAGGTGTAGGAAAAGACGTTACTATGATCGTAGGAAATGGATACACTAAAGACCATGCTGCAATCACTTTAGAAGAATTGAGAGAAAGTGCTGTATTAAGAGAAATATTCAACGAATTATATGTTTAA
- a CDS encoding L,D-transpeptidase family protein, producing the protein MRLLKTALISLFMIGTAAFSFDGDTSWTTVAIYDNEMPENVILNEKYNGGHPKVLDYVFVRTRTANLRDLPSTKGKIIKKFNYDAKLKALEKIYDYGNYWYKVETDKGETGYISSMVVRKRMFRFEKALDKINELENFITKEMEEGREVVSTNSYVPNPNNVDFKREKDKYGTSLDQNIVGWYGKEKIYVPDRSVLSIVERGDKTSKVHVASIKEPLVIENKRISRNPKIDKDFRKVVAIDIENQNLIIFEKNEDDKWEVVSYVYSKTGIESEVGFETPKGFFIAPMAKYIMPYNSEVGEKQGYARYAIRFSGGGYLHGTPINYEEDANREFFMRQKEKTLGTFTGTRKCVRTTEPHAKYLFEWMVKAPNKSRNEQVPSENVMFVIF; encoded by the coding sequence ATGAGACTTTTAAAAACAGCGTTAATTTCATTATTTATGATTGGAACAGCAGCTTTTTCTTTCGATGGAGATACAAGTTGGACTACAGTTGCAATATATGACAATGAGATGCCAGAGAATGTTATTTTAAATGAAAAATACAATGGCGGTCATCCAAAAGTACTTGATTATGTTTTTGTAAGAACAAGAACAGCAAATTTAAGAGATTTACCAAGTACAAAAGGGAAAATCATAAAAAAATTCAATTATGATGCAAAGTTAAAAGCTTTAGAAAAAATATATGACTACGGAAACTACTGGTATAAAGTAGAAACAGATAAAGGTGAAACGGGATATATTTCTTCTATGGTGGTAAGAAAGAGAATGTTTAGATTTGAAAAAGCTCTGGATAAGATAAATGAGCTTGAAAATTTCATCACAAAGGAGATGGAAGAAGGAAGAGAAGTAGTAAGTACAAATTCATATGTACCTAATCCTAATAATGTGGATTTTAAAAGAGAAAAGGATAAATATGGAACTTCTCTTGATCAAAACATAGTTGGATGGTATGGAAAAGAAAAAATATATGTTCCAGACAGATCAGTACTTTCTATTGTAGAGCGTGGTGATAAAACTTCAAAAGTACATGTAGCTTCAATAAAAGAACCTCTTGTTATTGAAAATAAGAGAATATCTAGAAATCCTAAAATAGATAAAGATTTTAGAAAGGTTGTAGCTATAGATATAGAAAACCAAAACCTTATTATCTTTGAAAAGAATGAAGATGATAAGTGGGAAGTAGTATCATATGTGTATAGTAAAACTGGAATAGAAAGTGAAGTAGGATTTGAAACACCAAAAGGATTTTTTATAGCTCCAATGGCAAAATATATAATGCCATATAATAGTGAAGTAGGAGAAAAACAAGGATATGCAAGATATGCTATCAGATTTTCTGGTGGAGGATATCTTCACGGAACACCTATAAACTATGAAGAAGATGCTAATAGAGAGTTCTTTATGAGACAAAAGGAAAAAACGTTAGGGACATTTACAGGAACTAGAAAATGTGTAAGAACGACAGAACCTCATGCAAAATATCTTTTTGAATGGATGGTTAAAGCTCCAAATAAAAGCAGAAATGAACAGGTTCCAAGTGAAAATGTAATGTTTGTTATTTTCTAA
- the kamD gene encoding lysine 5,6-aminomutase subunit alpha translates to MNSKLNLNWNLVDEARESAKKIAADAQVFVDAHSTVTVERTICRLLGIDGIDEFEVPLPNVVVDFIKENGNISLGVAKYLGNAMLETGLQPQEIAERIARKELDVTKMKWHDDFEIKLALKGIAEANVERIKSNRAKREEYLNVYGDKKGPYIYVIVATGNIYEDVTQAVAAARQGADVIAVIRTTGQSLLDYVPYGATTEGFGGTMATQENFRIMRKALDEVGVELKRYIRLCNYCSGLCMPEIAAMGALERLDMMLNDALYGILFRDINMKRTLVDQFFSRVINGFAGVIINTGEDNYLTTADAIEEAHTVLASQFINEQFALVAGLPEEQMGLGHAFEIHPDTKNGFLLELAQAQMAREIFPKAPLKYMPPTKFMTGNIFKGHVQDALFNMVTIMTNQKVHLLGMLTEAIHTPFMSDRALSIENAKYIFNNMEDFGNDIEFKKDGIMVNRAKEVLEKAAELLKTIEGIGIFKTLEGGIFAGIKRPLDGGKGLAGVFEKDSSYFNPFIELMLGGNR, encoded by the coding sequence ATGAATAGCAAACTAAATCTTAACTGGAATTTAGTAGATGAAGCTCGTGAGTCAGCTAAAAAAATTGCTGCGGATGCACAAGTGTTTGTTGATGCCCACAGTACTGTTACTGTAGAAAGAACAATATGTAGATTATTAGGTATAGATGGTATTGATGAATTTGAAGTACCATTACCAAATGTGGTAGTAGACTTTATTAAAGAAAATGGAAATATTTCTCTAGGAGTTGCTAAGTATTTAGGAAATGCAATGTTAGAAACTGGATTGCAGCCACAAGAAATAGCTGAAAGAATTGCTAGAAAAGAATTAGATGTTACAAAAATGAAATGGCATGATGATTTTGAAATTAAATTAGCTCTTAAAGGAATTGCAGAAGCTAATGTAGAAAGAATCAAATCTAACAGAGCAAAAAGAGAAGAGTATTTAAATGTATATGGAGATAAAAAAGGTCCTTACATTTATGTAATTGTTGCTACTGGAAATATCTATGAAGACGTTACACAAGCTGTAGCTGCTGCTAGACAAGGTGCAGATGTAATAGCTGTTATCAGAACTACAGGACAATCTTTATTGGACTATGTTCCATATGGAGCTACAACTGAAGGATTTGGTGGGACAATGGCTACTCAGGAAAACTTCAGAATCATGAGAAAAGCTCTTGATGAAGTTGGAGTAGAATTAAAAAGATACATAAGACTTTGTAACTACTGTTCAGGACTTTGTATGCCTGAGATAGCTGCAATGGGAGCTCTTGAAAGACTAGATATGATGCTGAATGATGCATTATATGGAATATTATTCAGAGATATCAACATGAAGAGAACTTTAGTTGACCAATTCTTCTCAAGAGTTATCAACGGATTTGCAGGAGTTATTATCAATACAGGAGAAGATAACTATTTGACTACAGCTGATGCTATTGAAGAAGCTCATACAGTTTTAGCTTCTCAATTTATCAATGAACAGTTTGCATTAGTTGCTGGATTACCAGAGGAACAAATGGGACTAGGACATGCATTTGAAATACATCCAGATACTAAAAACGGATTCTTACTTGAATTAGCTCAAGCTCAAATGGCTAGAGAGATATTCCCTAAGGCACCATTGAAATACATGCCGCCTACAAAATTTATGACAGGAAATATCTTCAAAGGGCATGTACAAGATGCTTTATTCAACATGGTTACTATAATGACTAATCAAAAAGTACACTTGCTAGGAATGCTTACAGAAGCTATCCATACTCCATTTATGTCAGATAGAGCACTTTCTATAGAAAATGCTAAATATATCTTTAATAATATGGAAGATTTTGGAAATGATATTGAATTTAAAAAAGATGGTATAATGGTAAATAGAGCTAAAGAGGTTCTTGAAAAAGCTGCTGAACTATTAAAAACTATAGAAGGAATAGGAATATTCAAGACTCTTGAAGGTGGAATTTTTGCTGGTATAAAAAGACCATTAGATGGAGGAAAAGGTCTAGCTGGAGTATTTGAAAAAGATTCTAGTTACTTTAATCCATTTATAGAATTAATGCTTGGAGGTAATAGATAA
- the kal gene encoding 3-aminobutyryl-CoA ammonia lyase, with protein MKSMIRLRMSSHDAHYGGNLVDGARMLQLFGDVATELLIQMDGDEGLFKAYDSVEFMAPVFAGDFIEAVGEIVSSGNSSRKMVFEARKVIVPRPDINDSAADVLTEPIVVCRASGTCVTPKDKQRKK; from the coding sequence ATGAAATCAATGATCAGATTAAGAATGAGTTCTCATGATGCGCACTATGGAGGAAATTTAGTTGATGGAGCTAGAATGTTACAATTATTTGGTGACGTTGCTACTGAACTTTTAATCCAAATGGATGGAGACGAGGGATTATTTAAAGCTTATGACAGTGTAGAATTTATGGCTCCTGTATTTGCTGGAGATTTTATAGAAGCTGTTGGTGAAATAGTAAGTTCTGGAAACAGCTCAAGAAAAATGGTTTTTGAAGCTAGAAAGGTTATTGTTCCTAGACCTGATATCAATGATTCAGCAGCAGATGTTTTAACTGAACCAATAGTTGTATGTAGAGCTAGCGGAACTTGCGTAACTCCTAAAGACAAACAAAGAAAAAAATAA
- a CDS encoding Crp/Fnr family transcriptional regulator: protein MKDQFMDEYSTIFKVIEKTPLFSALSKEETKEMLSLMTLKNYKKGEIIFEQDSSPNNIYIIENGIVKLFHKKDEVDFDIGTFTTGNCFGEVALIGILPYVGTAVAMSELSVLQFSKMSLHKLSKTNIVLFNKFILNISREVCRRLYLIDKHLVKALEENSKLSNSI, encoded by the coding sequence ATGAAAGATCAATTTATGGATGAATACTCTACTATCTTTAAAGTAATTGAAAAGACCCCTCTATTTAGTGCTCTCAGCAAAGAGGAAACCAAAGAAATGCTTTCATTGATGACATTAAAAAATTACAAAAAAGGTGAAATTATATTTGAGCAAGATAGCTCTCCTAACAATATTTATATAATCGAAAATGGGATAGTTAAACTTTTTCATAAAAAAGATGAAGTTGATTTTGATATAGGAACTTTCACTACTGGAAATTGTTTTGGAGAAGTTGCTCTTATTGGTATACTTCCATATGTTGGAACTGCTGTTGCCATGAGTGAACTGTCAGTGTTACAGTTTTCAAAAATGTCATTGCACAAATTATCTAAAACTAATATAGTGCTCTTTAATAAATTTATTCTGAATATATCTCGTGAAGTATGTAGAAGACTTTATCTTATTGACAAGCATCTTGTTAAAGCTTTAGAAGAAAATTCAAAACTCAGCAACTCAATTTAA